A single Primulina eburnea isolate SZY01 chromosome 11, ASM2296580v1, whole genome shotgun sequence DNA region contains:
- the LOC140804210 gene encoding uncharacterized protein isoform X1 codes for MVDLPVGAAAKVTLPSSSIFDSHQFDFGPERWAQTEQAAHELIQKVQLTAASEERRGKITGYVQRLIRNRLGAEVFPYGSVPLKTYLPDGDIDLTAFGGANSEDKLADEIKFALEEEAKNKEAEFVVKDVQLIHAEVKIVKCIVQDIVVDISLNQIGGLSALCFLEQVDRFIGKDHLFKRSIILTKAWCYYESRILGADHGLISTYALEIMVLYIFHLFYSTLNGPLSVLRKFLDYFSKFDWETYCISLKGPVRLSSLPDVVPEILEDCCGDLMLTNDFLSSCTKAFSIPSTNSRGFQQKHLNIIDPLKETNNLGRSVNKANFYRIRSAFNYGTQRLERIFLQPEHVIPKELHKFFSDSMARHRCGQRHDVQEFVPPPTCNGTITDLPVSKAELRKNDILSFETHVNHSHLALDLATSGMQGLGISSDFPDTMVPIIESARATVKPVFASHLVFSNSKMHNGSTRNIKSDSDHCNDSKAGVSSVKANDILMDGARPLTFQGSANRIGTPELLNFSVDLTGDYESYLYGLEYGRRCYEYTLAVPSSPVPPSRSPPFFQIKNPQDDVQSPSQLPTNGFSFRHPNSFHPGSPVYAMPHLLLPGMAFGWEEMPKPRGTGTYFPNTNQPPQGYRPSALKGRSQAPPRSHLNNEWNPIFMEPSMLDRSLHEPAPSSDSRQQSSPHCNGLAIEREPEGTVGSGVGHAFGTSMQEISRRQRPSSSSSSSSPRSFPATQGPQPGFSRERDRIAMRSSYSLKDEDDFPPLSV; via the exons ATGGTTGATCTTCCGGTCGGCGCAGCCGCTAAAGTCACTTTACCTTCATCATCGATCTTTGACTCCCATCAGTTTGATTTCGGACCGGAGCGTTGGGCCCAGACGGAACAGGCTGCACATGAGCTAATTCAGAAGGTCCAGCTAACTGCTGCATCAGAAGAGAGGAGAGGGAAAATTACTGGTTACGTTCAAAGACTCATTAGGAATCGTCTTGGTGCTGAG GTATTTCCTTATGGTTCTGTGCCGTTGAAAACTTATCTCCCTGATGGAGACATTGATCTGACTGCCTTTGGTGGTGCGAATAGTGAAGATAAGTTGGCTGATGAAATAAAATTTGCTCTGGAAGAGGAGGCAAAAAATAAGGAAGCCGAGTTTGTTGTAAAGGATGTCCAGCTAATCCATGCTGAG GTTAAGATTGTGAAATGCATTGTTCAGGATATTGTTGTCGACATCTCCCTCAATCAAATTGGTGGCCTGTCTGCTTTATGTTTTCTTGAGCAG GTTGATCGCTTCATTGGCAAAGATCATCTGTTTAAGCGCAGTATTATACTGACCAAAGCCTGGTGCTATTATGAAAGTCGTATTCTTGGTGCTGATCATGGATTGATTTCGACATATGCTCTGGAGATTATGGTTTTGTACATCTTCCATCTCTTCTACTCGACATTAAACGGTCCTTTATCT GTTTTACGtaaatttttggattacttcaGTAAATTTGACTGGGAAACCTACTGCATCAGCTTAAAAGGGCCTGTTCGACTTTCCTCGTTGCCAGATGTTGTGC CTGAGATACTGGAAGATTGTTGTGGTGACTTAATGCTGACAAATGATTTCTTAAGTTCTTGTACTAAAGCATTCTCGATCCCTTCCACAAATTCCCGTGGATTTCAGCAGAAGCATCTAAACATAATTGATCCCTTAAAGGAGACGAATAATCTAGGCCGTAGTGTCAATAAAG CAAATTTTTACCGGATTCGCAGCGCATTCAATTATGGTACTCAGAGACTTGAGCGAATATTTTTGCAGCCTGAACATGTAATTCCTAAGGAGTTGCATAAGTTCTTTTCAGACTCTATGGCTAGGCATAGATGCGGACAAAGGCATGATGTTCAAGAATTTGTTCCACCACCGACTTGCAATGGTACCATCACCGATTTACCTGTTTCTAAGGCAGAGTTGCGAAAAAACGACATCTTGTCCTTTGAAACACATGTTAATCACTCTCACTTGGCATTGGATCTTGCCACTTCAGGTATGCAAGGCCTTGGGATTTCCAGTGACTTTCCTGACACTATGGTTCCGATTATTGAGAGTGCTCGTGCAACTGTTAAGCCCGTTTTTGCCTCTCACCTCGTTTTCTCCAATTCAAAAATGCATAACGGGAGTACAAGGAACATAAAATCAGATTCAGATCACTGCAATGATAGTAAAGCGGGTGTTTCTTCCGTTAAGGCAAATGACATTCTCATGGATGGCGCAAGGCCATTAACTTTTCAGGGTTCGGCTAATAGGATTGGGACACCTGAATTGTTGAATTTTTCGGTAGATCTTACTGGGGATTATGAAAGTTATTTGTATGGGTTAGAATATGGTCGGCGGTGTTATGAATATACATTAGCTGTACCTTCTTCACCGGTGCCTCCCTCTCGAAGCCCTCCTTTTTTTCAGATCAAGAATCCTCAGGATGATGTCCAATCTCCATCACAGTTGCCGACCAATGGGTTTTCCTTCCGACATCCCAATAGCTTCCATCCGGGTTCTCCAGTGTATGCCATGCCACATTTACTGCTACCAGGTATGGCTTTTGGATGGGAAGAAATGCCGAAGCCCCGAGGCACAGGAACATATTTCCCCAATACG AACCAACCCCCACAAGGCTATCGACCTTCGGCTCTGAAAGGAAGGAGTCAGGCTCCACCAAGGTCTCACCTTAATAACGAGTGGAACCCAATATTTATGGAGCCAAGTATGCTCGACAGAAGCCTGCACGAGCCAGCACCATCCTCTGATAGCCGCCAACAATCTTCTCCTCACTGCAATGGCTTGGCCATCGAACGAGAACCTGAGGGAACAGTTGGATCTGGGGTCGGACATGCATTTGGAACCTCCATGCAAGAAATAAGCAGGCGACAGAGaccctcttcttcttcttcttcttcttctcctaGGAGTTTCCCCGCGACGCAAGGGCCACAACCTGGATTCAGCAGGGAACGTGATAG GATCGCAATGAGGTCTTCATACTCACTTAAAGATGAAGATGATTTCCCTCCATTGTCTGTCTAA
- the LOC140804210 gene encoding uncharacterized protein isoform X2, with the protein MVDLPVGAAAKVTLPSSSIFDSHQFDFGPERWAQTEQAAHELIQKVQLTAASEERRGKITGYVQRLIRNRLGAEVFPYGSVPLKTYLPDGDIDLTAFGGANSEDKLADEIKFALEEEAKNKEAEFVVKDVQLIHAEVKIVKCIVQDIVVDISLNQIGGLSALCFLEQVDRFIGKDHLFKRSIILTKAWCYYESRILGADHGLISTYALEIMVLYIFHLFYSTLNGPLSVLRKFLDYFSKFDWETYCISLKGPVRLSSLPDVVPEILEDCCGDLMLTNDFLSSCTKAFSIPSTNSRGFQQKHLNIIDPLKETNNLGRSVNKANFYRIRSAFNYGTQRLERIFLQPEHVIPKELHKFFSDSMARHRCGQRHDVQEFVPPPTCNGMQGLGISSDFPDTMVPIIESARATVKPVFASHLVFSNSKMHNGSTRNIKSDSDHCNDSKAGVSSVKANDILMDGARPLTFQGSANRIGTPELLNFSVDLTGDYESYLYGLEYGRRCYEYTLAVPSSPVPPSRSPPFFQIKNPQDDVQSPSQLPTNGFSFRHPNSFHPGSPVYAMPHLLLPGMAFGWEEMPKPRGTGTYFPNTNQPPQGYRPSALKGRSQAPPRSHLNNEWNPIFMEPSMLDRSLHEPAPSSDSRQQSSPHCNGLAIEREPEGTVGSGVGHAFGTSMQEISRRQRPSSSSSSSSPRSFPATQGPQPGFSRERDRIAMRSSYSLKDEDDFPPLSV; encoded by the exons ATGGTTGATCTTCCGGTCGGCGCAGCCGCTAAAGTCACTTTACCTTCATCATCGATCTTTGACTCCCATCAGTTTGATTTCGGACCGGAGCGTTGGGCCCAGACGGAACAGGCTGCACATGAGCTAATTCAGAAGGTCCAGCTAACTGCTGCATCAGAAGAGAGGAGAGGGAAAATTACTGGTTACGTTCAAAGACTCATTAGGAATCGTCTTGGTGCTGAG GTATTTCCTTATGGTTCTGTGCCGTTGAAAACTTATCTCCCTGATGGAGACATTGATCTGACTGCCTTTGGTGGTGCGAATAGTGAAGATAAGTTGGCTGATGAAATAAAATTTGCTCTGGAAGAGGAGGCAAAAAATAAGGAAGCCGAGTTTGTTGTAAAGGATGTCCAGCTAATCCATGCTGAG GTTAAGATTGTGAAATGCATTGTTCAGGATATTGTTGTCGACATCTCCCTCAATCAAATTGGTGGCCTGTCTGCTTTATGTTTTCTTGAGCAG GTTGATCGCTTCATTGGCAAAGATCATCTGTTTAAGCGCAGTATTATACTGACCAAAGCCTGGTGCTATTATGAAAGTCGTATTCTTGGTGCTGATCATGGATTGATTTCGACATATGCTCTGGAGATTATGGTTTTGTACATCTTCCATCTCTTCTACTCGACATTAAACGGTCCTTTATCT GTTTTACGtaaatttttggattacttcaGTAAATTTGACTGGGAAACCTACTGCATCAGCTTAAAAGGGCCTGTTCGACTTTCCTCGTTGCCAGATGTTGTGC CTGAGATACTGGAAGATTGTTGTGGTGACTTAATGCTGACAAATGATTTCTTAAGTTCTTGTACTAAAGCATTCTCGATCCCTTCCACAAATTCCCGTGGATTTCAGCAGAAGCATCTAAACATAATTGATCCCTTAAAGGAGACGAATAATCTAGGCCGTAGTGTCAATAAAG CAAATTTTTACCGGATTCGCAGCGCATTCAATTATGGTACTCAGAGACTTGAGCGAATATTTTTGCAGCCTGAACATGTAATTCCTAAGGAGTTGCATAAGTTCTTTTCAGACTCTATGGCTAGGCATAGATGCGGACAAAGGCATGATGTTCAAGAATTTGTTCCACCACCGACTTGCAATG GTATGCAAGGCCTTGGGATTTCCAGTGACTTTCCTGACACTATGGTTCCGATTATTGAGAGTGCTCGTGCAACTGTTAAGCCCGTTTTTGCCTCTCACCTCGTTTTCTCCAATTCAAAAATGCATAACGGGAGTACAAGGAACATAAAATCAGATTCAGATCACTGCAATGATAGTAAAGCGGGTGTTTCTTCCGTTAAGGCAAATGACATTCTCATGGATGGCGCAAGGCCATTAACTTTTCAGGGTTCGGCTAATAGGATTGGGACACCTGAATTGTTGAATTTTTCGGTAGATCTTACTGGGGATTATGAAAGTTATTTGTATGGGTTAGAATATGGTCGGCGGTGTTATGAATATACATTAGCTGTACCTTCTTCACCGGTGCCTCCCTCTCGAAGCCCTCCTTTTTTTCAGATCAAGAATCCTCAGGATGATGTCCAATCTCCATCACAGTTGCCGACCAATGGGTTTTCCTTCCGACATCCCAATAGCTTCCATCCGGGTTCTCCAGTGTATGCCATGCCACATTTACTGCTACCAGGTATGGCTTTTGGATGGGAAGAAATGCCGAAGCCCCGAGGCACAGGAACATATTTCCCCAATACG AACCAACCCCCACAAGGCTATCGACCTTCGGCTCTGAAAGGAAGGAGTCAGGCTCCACCAAGGTCTCACCTTAATAACGAGTGGAACCCAATATTTATGGAGCCAAGTATGCTCGACAGAAGCCTGCACGAGCCAGCACCATCCTCTGATAGCCGCCAACAATCTTCTCCTCACTGCAATGGCTTGGCCATCGAACGAGAACCTGAGGGAACAGTTGGATCTGGGGTCGGACATGCATTTGGAACCTCCATGCAAGAAATAAGCAGGCGACAGAGaccctcttcttcttcttcttcttcttctcctaGGAGTTTCCCCGCGACGCAAGGGCCACAACCTGGATTCAGCAGGGAACGTGATAG GATCGCAATGAGGTCTTCATACTCACTTAAAGATGAAGATGATTTCCCTCCATTGTCTGTCTAA